In uncultured Methanobacterium sp., a genomic segment contains:
- a CDS encoding HEPN domain-containing protein → MDKIDELYYEGHLKKIDASPLKSALSHKEAKLWLKEAEKTFETGFYRSSRVSTYMAVLHAARSVTLRDGVEVENPKFLVDYLKKYCDEGKLETGCLDVLTLILNLHYQDQHQFQATRNPEDLKQAIEFGHEFINCTKVLMEKTGRLPRSVIKNSLRENEFVK, encoded by the coding sequence TTGGACAAAATTGATGAATTATACTACGAGGGTCATCTCAAAAAAATTGATGCTTCTCCATTAAAAAGCGCATTATCTCATAAAGAAGCTAAATTATGGTTAAAAGAAGCTGAAAAAACCTTTGAAACTGGGTTTTATCGTTCTTCCAGGGTTTCAACTTATATGGCTGTTCTTCATGCAGCACGTTCTGTTACACTCCGGGATGGTGTGGAAGTGGAAAATCCCAAGTTTTTAGTTGATTACCTGAAAAAGTACTGTGATGAAGGAAAACTGGAAACAGGATGCCTTGATGTGTTAACACTGATACTTAACCTCCACTATCAGGATCAACACCAATTCCAGGCTACCAGAAATCCTGAAGATTTAAAACAGGCCATTGAATTTGGGCATGAGTTTATTAATTGCACCAAAGTCCTAATGGAGAAAACAGGTAGATTGCCCCGTTCAGTTATAAAAAATTCCCTTAGGGAAAATGAATTTGTAAAATAA
- a CDS encoding zinc ribbon domain-containing protein, which translates to MENSPEVCSACNARIQPGSKFCTECGKPVEETPTVEKTPSTVEETVPEVEKNPQEPLENTIQKNESVQTAVNCPQCNAELTPEDKFCTECGTKTEPISNCPKCNAIIEPGTRFCTECGTNIYEYEADTPVTSVQTGNIQTEIPSTNIPPNSTVKNRNDPMEDLKETGFGLMKDVEKTGRGLMKDLGGFLDKSSSKQSSKGLIKPKKKEQHFLVCDKCGGYYELQKGESPEDFSDECECGGHLEHKNQHP; encoded by the coding sequence ATGGAAAATTCACCAGAAGTTTGTAGTGCATGTAATGCTCGAATTCAACCCGGATCGAAATTCTGTACCGAGTGTGGTAAACCAGTTGAAGAAACACCCACAGTGGAAAAAACACCATCAACCGTTGAAGAAACAGTCCCAGAGGTTGAGAAAAATCCACAGGAACCTTTGGAAAATACAATCCAGAAAAATGAAAGTGTTCAAACTGCAGTTAACTGCCCCCAGTGTAATGCGGAACTGACACCAGAGGACAAGTTCTGCACTGAGTGCGGTACTAAAACAGAACCAATCAGCAACTGTCCTAAATGCAATGCTATCATTGAACCTGGAACCAGATTCTGCACAGAATGCGGTACAAATATCTATGAATATGAAGCTGATACACCCGTGACCAGCGTTCAAACAGGAAACATTCAGACTGAAATTCCTTCCACCAATATTCCCCCTAACAGTACCGTTAAAAACCGGAACGACCCAATGGAAGATCTTAAAGAAACTGGTTTCGGATTGATGAAGGATGTGGAAAAAACTGGAAGAGGCTTAATGAAAGACCTGGGAGGTTTTCTGGATAAATCCTCCTCAAAACAAAGTTCAAAAGGTCTTATCAAACCAAAAAAGAAAGAACAACATTTTCTGGTCTGTGATAAGTGTGGAGGATACTATGAACTTCAAAAAGGAGAATCACCAGAAGACTTCTCTGACGAATGTGAATGCGGTGGCCACCTTGAACATAAAAACCAGCACCCTTAA
- a CDS encoding agmatinase gives MEKNINNKKSMISNHIDRYSNEKYHNFVQKMHDSGNEQMFAPVYSGIPTFWRTKSCQYFSEIDIALAGYPVDLASGIPGARMGPRAIRDKSSYTGGYMNHSNGIIPFDICKVADVGDVPLKNSYSIEEINRDTEAFFKEIWDDGAHPITAGGDHSGTYPILRAIGAEKPVGLVHFDAHCDTAKEINGGQNSSGSILYHAVEDGVLDPKRTVQIGIRGSMEPLWNFSYETGMKVLHIEEFRQMGVLNVIEEIRQVIGKGPTYITIDIDALDPAYAPATEVPTPGGLTTLEMQQIIRGLQGANLVGGDVMELSPPLDGANGVTAMTCAFMMFEILCVVADSVVSKRKNTGC, from the coding sequence ATGGAAAAAAATATCAATAATAAAAAATCGATGATTTCTAACCATATTGATAGGTACAGTAATGAAAAGTACCATAATTTTGTCCAGAAAATGCATGATAGTGGCAATGAACAGATGTTTGCACCGGTTTATTCGGGTATTCCCACTTTCTGGCGCACTAAATCCTGCCAGTATTTCAGTGAAATTGACATTGCCCTGGCAGGATACCCCGTTGACCTTGCATCAGGAATTCCAGGGGCTCGTATGGGACCCAGAGCCATAAGGGATAAATCCAGTTATACCGGGGGGTACATGAATCATTCCAATGGGATCATACCCTTTGACATTTGCAAAGTTGCTGATGTTGGGGATGTACCTTTGAAGAATTCCTATTCAATTGAAGAGATTAACCGGGATACTGAAGCATTTTTTAAAGAGATCTGGGATGATGGTGCCCACCCCATTACTGCTGGTGGCGATCACTCTGGAACTTACCCTATACTGAGGGCCATTGGTGCAGAAAAACCAGTTGGACTGGTACATTTTGATGCTCACTGTGACACTGCCAAAGAAATTAATGGTGGCCAAAATTCCAGTGGAAGTATCTTGTATCACGCAGTCGAGGATGGAGTTTTAGATCCCAAGAGAACGGTTCAGATTGGTATTCGTGGTTCTATGGAACCTTTATGGAACTTTTCATATGAAACAGGCATGAAAGTATTGCATATTGAAGAATTTCGTCAGATGGGTGTTTTAAACGTTATAGAAGAAATTAGACAGGTGATCGGTAAGGGTCCCACCTATATCACCATTGATATTGATGCCCTTGACCCGGCTTATGCACCGGCAACTGAAGTTCCCACACCAGGAGGTTTAACCACACTGGAGATGCAACAGATTATCCGAGGACTGCAGGGGGCAAACTTGGTGGGAGGAGATGTTATGGAGTTATCTCCCCCATTAGATGGAGCTAATGGTGTTACTGCAATGACCTGTGCTTTCATGATGTTTGAGATCCTATGTGTTGTAGCAGATTCAGTTGTGTCCAAACGCAAAAATACCGGTTGCTAA
- a CDS encoding NUDIX domain-containing protein, whose protein sequence is MIDYVFGLSVRVLLTDEDNKILILKRSTDSKTNPGKWEFPGGKVDQGESFDQALIREVYEETKLKISLEHVVGISEQNLHLIRAVHIIMSGKIIEGNLTLSSEHEGYAWVFFENLDKYELADWLDVFVNNQETSESSESNDNNNQVTNTVKPWLKSIQGSMDKILKR, encoded by the coding sequence ATGATAGACTATGTTTTTGGCCTGTCGGTGAGGGTTTTACTCACTGATGAAGATAATAAGATCCTGATTCTTAAAAGATCAACAGATTCTAAGACCAATCCTGGAAAATGGGAATTTCCAGGGGGAAAGGTAGATCAGGGGGAATCATTTGACCAGGCCCTTATCAGGGAAGTTTATGAGGAAACCAAGCTTAAAATCTCTTTGGAACATGTTGTTGGTATATCTGAGCAAAATTTACACCTTATCCGGGCAGTACACATTATAATGTCCGGTAAAATCATTGAAGGTAACCTAACTTTAAGCAGTGAACATGAGGGTTATGCTTGGGTATTTTTTGAAAATTTGGATAAATATGAACTGGCTGACTGGTTAGATGTTTTTGTTAACAATCAGGAAACCTCTGAATCTTCTGAAAGCAATGATAATAATAATCAGGTTACCAATACAGTGAAACCATGGTTGAAATCAATCCAGGGTTCAATGGATAAAATTTTAAAACGCTAG
- a CDS encoding TIGR04165 family Cys-rich peptide: MKSEELNQACPVCGCKDKTVSQRKKETSVDTCYIPHIPDGNVGVILCSECGHVFEFCKDRKLKQEVKKIEL; the protein is encoded by the coding sequence ATGAAATCAGAAGAACTTAACCAGGCATGTCCAGTATGTGGTTGCAAAGATAAGACCGTTTCCCAGAGAAAGAAAGAAACATCAGTTGACACCTGTTACATTCCACATATTCCGGATGGAAACGTTGGAGTAATACTTTGCAGTGAATGTGGTCATGTATTTGAATTCTGCAAAGACAGGAAGTTAAAGCAAGAAGTAAAAAAAATCGAATTATAA
- a CDS encoding peptidoglycan-binding domain-containing protein produces MVIPAVGAAESSDTGNTVVTNASTDQDLKIGMTGDNVTELQTWLQNQGFYKGKIDGEFGNYTEQAVKAFQQYVGIKEDGIVGNISRQSMKDLVNGNIQTSTGKSSSSYSKTGSSTSSGAAYGTKKSYSGSSTSYKSSSSGWSSGKGVGDCWDNSYALYDELTASGQSARIVQYANSYVSNHRSVEVWDGSSWVDYDYKGNGYSNRYYATAHDSSATVIEG; encoded by the coding sequence ATGGTAATCCCAGCTGTGGGAGCCGCGGAAAGTTCAGATACTGGAAATACGGTCGTGACCAACGCGAGCACAGACCAAGACTTGAAAATAGGAATGACTGGAGATAATGTCACCGAACTACAAACCTGGTTACAAAATCAGGGATTCTACAAAGGTAAAATCGATGGTGAATTCGGAAACTACACTGAACAGGCAGTCAAAGCATTCCAGCAGTACGTTGGAATCAAAGAAGACGGAATTGTTGGTAACATTTCCCGTCAGAGCATGAAAGACCTGGTCAATGGAAACATCCAAACATCCACCGGTAAATCAAGTAGTTCCTACAGTAAAACCGGTAGTTCAACATCATCTGGTGCAGCATACGGAACCAAAAAATCTTACTCAGGATCCTCAACCTCATACAAATCCAGCAGTAGCGGATGGAGCAGTGGAAAAGGAGTAGGTGATTGTTGGGATAACAGTTACGCACTTTACGATGAACTAACCGCATCTGGTCAGTCCGCAAGGATCGTTCAGTACGCCAACAGTTATGTATCCAATCACCGTTCTGTAGAAGTATGGGATGGTAGCAGCTGGGTTGACTACGATTACAAAGGAAATGGGTATTCAAACAGATACTACGCAACTGCCCATGATTCCTCAGCAACTGTAATTGAAGGTTAA
- a CDS encoding peptidoglycan-binding domain-containing protein: protein MLCMVVAVVPISGAVGDQDNSANGVNPASGLQVGVTGAEVQEAQSVIANNKPFGENSSKILGNNTTNGSLKLGATGDKVKELQQWLTDYGYYSGNIDGVFGNDTDKAVRDFQEESGLIVDGVVGNDTKNAMANWDKYLAQVQAAAGESTSTVSTNSKSTSKKTYATAVRSYSKSYSSSWSSGKGTGDCWDNSYALYGSLTSSGTKARIVQYANSYVNNHRSVEVWNGDSWVDYDYAGNGYAERYYATSHDSSATVIEG from the coding sequence ATGTTATGTATGGTTGTTGCAGTGGTCCCGATTTCGGGTGCTGTGGGTGACCAGGATAATAGTGCGAATGGTGTGAATCCTGCTAGTGGTTTGCAGGTTGGTGTTACAGGTGCTGAGGTTCAAGAGGCTCAGTCTGTGATTGCTAATAACAAGCCGTTTGGTGAGAATTCAAGTAAGATTTTAGGAAATAACACTACTAATGGTTCATTGAAACTTGGAGCCACCGGTGATAAAGTTAAAGAACTACAACAATGGTTAACTGATTACGGTTACTACTCTGGTAATATTGATGGTGTTTTCGGTAATGATACTGATAAAGCTGTTAGGGATTTCCAGGAAGAATCCGGTTTAATCGTTGACGGAGTTGTGGGTAATGACACTAAAAATGCCATGGCAAACTGGGATAAATATTTAGCTCAGGTCCAGGCAGCAGCCGGTGAAAGTACCAGTACAGTAAGTACAAACAGCAAATCAACATCCAAGAAAACCTATGCAACCGCAGTACGAAGCTACAGTAAATCTTACAGTAGCAGTTGGAGCAGTGGAAAAGGAACCGGTGATTGTTGGGATAACAGTTACGCACTTTACGGTTCATTAACTTCTTCAGGTACTAAGGCAAGAATCGTTCAGTACGCAAACAGCTATGTTAACAACCACAGATCTGTTGAGGTCTGGAATGGTGACAGCTGGGTTGACTATGACTATGCCGGTAATGGTTATGCTGAGAGATACTATGCAACCAGCCATGATTCATCAGCTACTGTGATTGAAGGATAG
- a CDS encoding MBL fold metallo-hydrolase, whose translation MTSIDFFGGVDEIGGNKIQVKSNESSFFFDFGMGFSHANDYLSEFLQPRKANGICDFVELGLLPYIKGIYREDYLRHVGLPYPDKPSVDGVLISHSHVDHVAYVHHLREDIPIYLTNESHLILRALEETGAASFSEYLHLKKSFYLEPKKRGDGYMRSRANIVDRDINIVKPYEKFEIGDFSIKSAPVDHSLPGASAFICENEDETIVYTGDLRFHGRHPELTRKFIKEAKKAKPTIMISEGTRIDSDRNISEIDIEKRAVDAVERCEGLVVVNYPVRDLDRLVTFYKVAEDTGRKLVVSLKQAYILNLFNQISKEYPDLSEVMIYKPRKGWGLLGEDSFACVEDEWLCASDIESAQCLRDYKKWERELLANDNVLTYQDLRKDPENYIFRCDFFELKELIDIKPVNGVYIKSSTEPFDEQMEINERKVHKWLKLFNLPLKNKCFHASGHANGKEILEMIRKINPDKLYPVHTTNKNKFLKLKDDGIDVIYPTLSE comes from the coding sequence GTGACCAGTATTGATTTTTTCGGTGGCGTGGATGAAATTGGGGGAAATAAGATCCAAGTCAAGAGTAATGAAAGTTCTTTCTTCTTTGATTTTGGAATGGGATTTTCACATGCTAACGATTACTTATCCGAATTCCTGCAACCAAGGAAAGCTAATGGGATCTGCGACTTTGTAGAACTGGGCCTCTTACCCTATATAAAAGGCATTTATCGGGAGGATTACCTCCGACACGTTGGCCTCCCCTACCCAGATAAACCCTCAGTAGATGGAGTTCTCATCAGCCACTCCCACGTAGACCATGTTGCTTATGTCCATCACTTACGGGAGGATATTCCCATTTACCTAACCAATGAATCTCACCTTATTTTAAGGGCCCTGGAAGAAACTGGTGCAGCATCATTTTCTGAGTATCTCCATTTAAAAAAATCCTTTTATCTGGAACCGAAAAAACGTGGCGATGGTTACATGAGGTCCAGGGCCAACATAGTTGACCGTGACATCAACATTGTGAAACCCTATGAAAAGTTTGAAATCGGAGACTTTAGTATTAAATCTGCACCGGTTGACCATTCACTGCCTGGTGCATCGGCATTTATATGTGAAAATGAGGATGAAACCATTGTATACACTGGTGATCTTCGTTTCCATGGGAGACATCCAGAGCTCACCCGTAAATTCATTAAAGAAGCCAAGAAAGCCAAGCCCACCATTATGATCAGTGAGGGTACTCGTATTGATAGTGACCGCAATATCAGTGAGATTGACATTGAAAAGCGTGCAGTTGATGCTGTTGAAAGATGTGAAGGCCTGGTGGTGGTTAACTACCCTGTAAGGGATCTGGACCGTCTTGTAACTTTTTATAAAGTTGCTGAGGACACTGGAAGGAAGCTGGTGGTGAGCCTTAAGCAGGCTTATATTCTGAATTTATTCAACCAAATCAGCAAAGAATATCCTGATTTATCAGAGGTTATGATTTATAAACCACGTAAGGGTTGGGGTCTTCTTGGTGAGGATAGTTTTGCCTGTGTGGAGGATGAATGGTTGTGTGCCAGTGACATTGAATCAGCACAGTGCCTAAGGGACTACAAGAAATGGGAAAGGGAATTACTGGCGAATGATAATGTACTAACTTACCAGGACCTCCGGAAAGATCCGGAAAATTACATATTTCGATGTGACTTTTTTGAGTTAAAGGAACTTATCGATATTAAACCAGTAAATGGTGTATATATTAAGTCCAGTACTGAGCCTTTTGATGAACAGATGGAAATAAATGAGAGGAAGGTTCACAAATGGCTGAAGTTATTCAACTTACCCCTGAAAAATAAATGCTTCCATGCATCTGGGCACGCCAACGGTAAAGAGATACTTGAGATGATACGCAAAATAAATCCAGACAAGTTATACCCAGTTCATACCACCAACAAAAATAAATTCCTAAAACTAAAGGATGATGGGATTGATGTGATTTATCCCACATTAAGTGAATAA
- a CDS encoding DUF998 domain-containing protein, with product MKIQRGSIFHPDKDYYQIAGIIMLVGTLQFLMAVNLAETQFPGYTTTNTLSHLAGTVPPVEPSATIFNISVILLGVLTLTSVYLILKSGGCRLFSTCLAISSLCAIGIGVFPSYTGSPHIFFTSLTFIFGSLAVIFSYRLGLNIPMVIVSMVAGFTALSIIISTLVWGMGNPLINYLTLGGAERFIVYPILLYLVALGGYLTSRGKDWVRIRFTDGYF from the coding sequence ATGAAAATACAAAGAGGCAGTATCTTTCATCCAGATAAGGATTACTACCAGATTGCTGGTATAATAATGCTGGTTGGTACTTTGCAGTTTTTGATGGCAGTTAACCTGGCAGAAACCCAGTTTCCAGGATACACAACCACCAACACCCTCAGCCACCTGGCAGGTACTGTTCCTCCAGTGGAACCTTCAGCCACCATCTTCAACATCAGTGTGATACTCCTGGGAGTTTTAACCCTAACCAGTGTTTATTTAATATTAAAAAGTGGAGGTTGCAGGCTTTTCTCCACATGTCTTGCCATATCCTCTTTATGTGCAATAGGTATAGGTGTCTTTCCCAGTTACACCGGTAGCCCCCATATATTCTTTACCAGTTTAACCTTCATTTTTGGGAGTTTAGCAGTTATATTTTCATACCGCCTCGGTTTAAACATTCCCATGGTAATAGTGTCCATGGTAGCAGGTTTCACAGCCCTCAGCATTATCATCAGCACTCTGGTATGGGGAATGGGTAATCCCCTCATCAATTATCTAACCCTCGGTGGTGCAGAACGATTCATAGTTTACCCTATTTTACTGTACCTTGTTGCACTGGGTGGATATTTAACCAGCAGGGGAAAAGACTGGGTGAGAATAAGGTTTACCGATGGATATTTTTAA
- a CDS encoding HD domain-containing protein: MLKKEEDFIENLNSVRRINTSFVIASAIIKTARNGKDYLEFSLTDKTGEITARMFPNRDAHDIFESINQKNIYTITGNVDEFPRNSQNFSIKIDSFQELDEEKYHLDDFIRTSDKDQKELFEEIISTIKGIENIHLKNLLKAFFCDPDFAHEFSTAPSAKIYHHNYVGGLLEHTVEVLQLCKTVCQIFPEVDPDLLYTGAILHDVGKLRAYDYDLISIDISNEGKMLDHLFISANMVKEKISSLDEEMPENLQTQLLHLVLSHHGEVRNGWGSPVDPKTPEAVALHYADNLDAKVKGLIQKLKG; this comes from the coding sequence ATGTTAAAAAAAGAAGAGGATTTTATTGAAAATTTAAACAGTGTAAGAAGGATCAACACATCTTTTGTTATTGCCAGTGCCATTATCAAAACAGCTAGAAATGGGAAGGACTACCTTGAATTTAGCTTAACTGATAAAACTGGTGAAATAACCGCCAGGATGTTTCCCAATAGGGATGCTCATGATATTTTTGAAAGTATTAATCAGAAAAATATCTACACCATAACTGGTAATGTTGATGAGTTCCCACGCAATTCCCAGAACTTCAGTATTAAAATTGATAGTTTCCAGGAGTTGGATGAAGAGAAGTACCACCTTGATGATTTCATCCGTACCTCGGATAAAGACCAGAAAGAACTCTTTGAAGAAATTATCAGCACCATTAAAGGTATTGAAAATATTCATTTAAAAAATCTTCTCAAGGCTTTCTTCTGTGACCCTGACTTTGCTCATGAATTTTCCACAGCCCCTTCTGCAAAAATTTATCATCATAATTACGTGGGTGGATTATTAGAACACACGGTGGAAGTACTGCAGTTGTGTAAAACAGTCTGCCAAATATTCCCTGAGGTAGACCCGGATTTACTCTACACCGGAGCAATACTGCATGATGTGGGTAAATTAAGGGCTTATGACTATGATCTGATAAGTATTGATATTTCCAATGAAGGGAAAATGTTAGATCATCTTTTTATATCTGCGAATATGGTGAAGGAAAAGATTAGTTCTCTGGATGAGGAAATGCCTGAAAATCTTCAAACACAGCTTTTGCATCTGGTATTAAGCCACCATGGTGAGGTTCGAAATGGTTGGGGGTCACCGGTTGATCCCAAAACTCCTGAAGCAGTGGCACTGCACTACGCTGACAATTTAGATGCCAAGGTTAAGGGTTTAATCCAAAAATTAAAAGGTTAA
- a CDS encoding MFS transporter, translating to MEDQGKNRILILLFVGVFMGSLDIGIVGPALPSIQSFFAVDDRLLSWVFTIYILFFMLGTPVMAKLSDIYGRKAIYILDILLFTIGSIVTITSFSFEMLLVGRAIQGLGAGGIFPVANAFIGDIFPPEKRGGALGILSSVWGWSSVMGPLLGGLLLQYGWQWLFIINLPITIAVILGSFYILPRGERNPAITFDWKGIIVLGVLVTFLAYGINQIDTNHFTSSIMSQDVLPYLVLSLVLLPVLWKIEKNATNPLIQVDLFRSREVRLVNSIMVGTGLVQASTVFIPAFVITALTFSSQAASFMLVPLVLTMALGAPVIGRLLDKYGSRNIMLVGSIAMAVGLFTASIFAETFYILILASILIGVGMSTTIGSPPRYIMLVESPPSERASGQALLNIITSVGQLVGGALVGAFIGSYAGQLVGYQYAYIFIGLVAIVMTILAAGLKSKDEQVKSAY from the coding sequence ATGGAAGATCAGGGTAAAAATCGTATACTTATTCTCCTCTTTGTGGGTGTGTTCATGGGTTCCCTTGATATCGGGATCGTGGGCCCGGCACTCCCCAGTATTCAATCATTTTTCGCAGTGGATGACAGACTCCTTTCATGGGTGTTCACCATTTACATACTATTTTTCATGCTGGGAACACCGGTCATGGCTAAATTGTCCGATATATATGGTAGGAAAGCTATTTACATCCTGGACATCCTCTTATTTACCATTGGTTCTATTGTAACCATAACTTCTTTCTCATTTGAAATGCTCCTTGTTGGGAGGGCTATTCAGGGTCTGGGTGCTGGTGGAATATTCCCGGTGGCCAATGCATTTATTGGAGATATATTTCCTCCTGAAAAAAGAGGGGGTGCCCTGGGAATTCTCAGTTCCGTATGGGGTTGGTCCAGTGTAATGGGGCCCCTGCTGGGAGGCCTACTCCTACAGTACGGTTGGCAGTGGTTGTTCATCATCAACTTACCCATAACCATTGCGGTAATATTGGGAAGTTTCTACATCCTTCCCAGGGGTGAGAGAAACCCTGCAATCACCTTTGACTGGAAGGGTATAATTGTACTGGGTGTTCTGGTAACATTCCTGGCCTATGGTATCAACCAGATTGACACCAACCATTTCACCAGTAGCATCATGTCACAGGATGTCTTGCCCTATCTGGTTTTAAGTTTGGTACTGCTTCCAGTACTCTGGAAGATTGAAAAAAATGCAACCAATCCATTAATCCAGGTTGATCTTTTCAGGAGTAGGGAAGTTAGACTGGTTAACAGTATAATGGTTGGTACTGGATTGGTACAAGCTTCTACTGTTTTCATTCCTGCCTTTGTTATCACTGCATTAACCTTTTCATCGCAGGCAGCCAGTTTCATGTTAGTACCACTGGTCCTGACCATGGCACTGGGTGCTCCAGTTATTGGCCGGCTCCTGGATAAATACGGTTCCAGGAATATCATGCTTGTTGGGTCCATAGCAATGGCAGTGGGACTTTTCACCGCCAGTATATTCGCAGAAACATTTTACATATTAATATTAGCTAGTATCCTGATTGGTGTGGGTATGAGCACTACCATAGGCTCCCCTCCTCGTTACATCATGCTGGTTGAAAGCCCACCCTCTGAAAGAGCATCAGGACAGGCCCTTTTAAATATCATAACCAGTGTAGGTCAGCTGGTAGGGGGAGCACTGGTGGGGGCATTCATTGGATCATATGCAGGACAACTGGTTGGATACCAGTATGCCTACATCTTCATAGGATTGGTGGCTATTGTAATGACCATACTTGCTGCAGGGCTTAAAAGTAAGGATGAACAGGTTAAAAGTGCTTATTGA
- a CDS encoding PsbP-related protein, giving the protein MKKKFIAIITVVLIILLVLGYNIMTSGTHYTSKDSDGNEISFNYPNGWSFQERTPGALIQGEKNSTENTSNRSVVTITRISANGTSVDQVKNNNIYFTTGKVFNETNRSIDGVQATVLDIDEMGGPERGKLGEVKLVIFSKDSYIYTISFVTGGSLEKLKSDTEQILNSFQTGS; this is encoded by the coding sequence TTGAAGAAAAAATTCATTGCGATAATCACAGTAGTTTTAATAATATTGCTGGTTTTGGGTTACAATATAATGACCTCTGGAACTCATTACACCAGTAAAGATAGTGATGGAAATGAGATCTCCTTTAATTATCCCAATGGCTGGTCATTTCAAGAACGTACCCCTGGTGCATTGATTCAGGGAGAAAAGAACAGTACAGAAAACACCAGTAACCGTTCTGTAGTCACAATTACCCGTATTTCTGCTAATGGAACTTCAGTGGACCAGGTTAAAAATAATAATATTTACTTCACAACCGGAAAGGTCTTCAATGAAACTAACCGCAGCATTGATGGTGTACAGGCCACAGTACTTGATATTGACGAAATGGGCGGTCCTGAAAGGGGCAAATTAGGTGAAGTTAAACTGGTAATTTTCAGTAAAGACAGTTACATCTACACTATATCCTTTGTAACCGGGGGGTCGCTGGAAAAACTGAAAAGTGATACAGAGCAGATACTCAATAGCTTCCAGACTGGAAGCTAA
- a CDS encoding PsbP-related protein, which translates to MSSEKIILIMMLVISLFIIVISGCTSLEGDYENSILSLKIPENWTVDNSNSSDAIVSLKPINSSSSIIYIQSSDSDTSKIIEWYINNYPVKYPRFQVIKRESVKVDGQQGEKLVYKNTAQNDSLLVGPDYISSLVVFSKDNQTYIISSSEVLVDNYYSQVEPAMNVVVGSIRIKGNILN; encoded by the coding sequence ATGTCTTCGGAAAAAATCATTTTGATCATGATGCTGGTGATTTCCTTATTCATAATTGTTATTTCAGGTTGTACCTCCCTGGAAGGAGATTATGAAAACAGTATCTTAAGTTTAAAAATTCCCGAAAACTGGACTGTGGATAATTCAAACTCTAGTGATGCTATTGTCAGTTTAAAACCCATAAATTCATCCAGTAGCATAATTTACATACAAAGCAGTGACAGTGATACTTCAAAGATTATAGAATGGTATATCAATAATTATCCTGTGAAGTATCCTCGTTTTCAGGTGATTAAAAGGGAATCTGTGAAGGTTGATGGTCAACAGGGCGAAAAACTGGTTTATAAAAATACCGCCCAAAATGACTCTCTCCTAGTGGGTCCAGATTACATATCCTCGCTGGTGGTTTTTTCAAAAGATAATCAGACTTATATTATAAGTTCCAGTGAAGTACTGGTAGATAACTATTATTCACAAGTAGAACCTGCCATGAATGTTGTGGTGGGATCAATACGTATTAAAGGTAACATACTCAATTAG